The sequence agatacgggtttgacatcataacttgaagattcatatgcgtactcatgccccaccggttcctgcgtacttttaccccacaatcttaaaaattattcaagtaatggttttgacttcttggaaaaccaaccggattggtgttggcggtaccccgtttggcataatgccatatggcataatgccgtttggcataacgccatttggcataatggccatttggcataatttgtatgCGTTGTCAAATtgagggccgtttggcataaaggccatttggcataatttataTACGATTCCAAATTAATTGCCGTTTGCAACAATTCATAGGCAATTAAGAAGGGTAAATTACAGAAAAAGTGAATAAAAGTTTTGCTACCAAGGCTTTCAAGAAATGGTcagttcaaaaattctattgaaataaacaaacaactgCTCGCGTTTCAAAGAAGGGTGAATTATAGGAAATGAAAATGATAATGCGTTGAAGTGAATAATCTTCAGAGTGATATACAGTGAACCCTTCAAGAgacgatgttctatgactcaatATCGAGCCATGGAAGCAAGTTATGCCATATTATAAAATATGTTATGGGTTTctgtgatggtcccttgaaaaaccctagcagcacatatTTCACATAGATTACTGCAATTCATCTGTGAGCAGATTTGGTCAcaaacaagttgctgcaaccatttttggctGACTTTTGTTGCTCGGGAAGCTTTTTAAGGATTTTATATCCCACTTCTCGATATTTCCTTGAGCCGATGGTCCCTTTATTATCGTCTCATGGAGGATTGACTGTATCAACAATTTTATGGTGTACCGTTTCGTGATGCACTTGTTTGCCTGTTATAAGGCAAAATGTGTTATTTTGCCTTCTATAACTgctcgcatttgcccggtataacgcCAAATGTGTTATTTTGCCTTCTTTGAATACTCGAATTTGCTCGGGTATTGGCAGCAAAACGATTCACTGCAAAATAATTCTAACTGCGGAATGATACAAAACGCAGAATGGAATATTGCGCAATGGTAATGATCGCGATGTGGTACATCAAGAAATGGATTACCGCGGAATGTTGTACCGCAAATTGTCGTATAATCTTTAGAGCTTTAAAGTCTACTTAGCATCATCGGAGTAAATCACCTCCGATGATGgtaacccaagcaaccaaaagttcggataagaGGGGATGTTTTGGCGTAATCAGCTcgcattttaaataattttttgtatggtgagagcgcaaaagtgaactttgaagttccgttaaggtgcttggaactcaatgtgaaccaaaagtgaaccaattggttcggttaggaacaaatttaagtaaaatccgaacttttggttgcttgggaagtAGATTCCTGGGCAAATAATTTGGAACAGTGtgtaaattatgccaaatggctattatgccaaacggccctcaatttgacaccgcatacaaattatgccaaatagtcgttatgccaaacggcccttatgccaaatggccattatgccaaatggccttcaatttgacaccgcatacatattatgccaaatggccattatgccaaacggcccttatgccaaatggccattatgccaaacggcgttatgccaaacggcattatgccatatggcattatgccaaacggggtaccgcCATTGCACGGGCCATGGTCGTTGCTGTTACGCTCCAAGGCAGAATCGACTGCCCTGAAATTCTGGAATTAGTAAACTTGAACGTTCGACCTAGGGCACTGCGAAATAACGGAATGCTGAGGATACCTTTTCGAAGAACGAATTACGGACAACGTGGAGCGATGGTGGGTCTACATTCAACATTCAACGAGGTTGCCccatgttttgattttaatctATCCCGACAGACGATTCTCGTAATTTTACAAGGGCTTATTCTGCCATGTTTCATAATtaacgatgattttattataaatACTTTTTTAGTATCAATTAGGATACGCATCATTAGGACCTAAGTTGTCTGTTGATGAATCAAACAATAAAGAATAATGAATGAACCATTTTAAAAAAGGGATAACAGCCCTTCGGTAACGCGGGTAGACCTCGAGACATAttttccagggaattcttgtatgacatggaacggaatttggtttaatatatcaaaaagggcataaaccattttttacaagagataacagctctttcgttacgcttgtagaccttaggtccttggttacgcgtgtagactccaggaaattcttgaatGTCCTGGAACGTAACAATTGTTTaaggcaaatgatgaatatacaaagcttctactttgttctttgggtttctaagagtgccttcttataggcttacttttggatgtcaataatgtttcaaattctttttacgtcacgtgccgtaaaaaggaggccgtaaaacgaaatgacgtataaaaaactgccgtaaaaagagggttgagtgtaattAAACTGTTGTTAATCCAAGTTTTATCTCTGTTGGATTCCGTTACCACTGTCcgaaccccctaaatttccggaggaccattactccatattcccggtggaccgtggtgcacagtttcacctAGAGTCCTGGCACTCCGACGATGATCagtcgcccctaacatggagaatagacgctgttgtgagccgatcctgacacggagaacagacgctcactaatatttgcacctccggagaggagaaaACCCCCCTTCTCTGTCAGCATATGACCATTATTGTtaccaccggggttggttaccccgaccagcaccacggggaggtaggggtGGGAGTTGCTGggaagaggctaaggaccgcgagatgcctattttattccttcaggtacgcgaagtaccaatggtacgctttacccagcatttgctaACATTGTACGTCGCGGATAATGCACATGATGTTTTATATCAAGATACTTGTTATCAAGTGGTTGAACTCGTAATCTAAATAGGCTAATAAATTGTTCGACGGGTTAGTTCATTGATGCcacccaaggatgttaacgatcattcagtaatttgcgttcgattatttagtagtttgtcattcccgaagctgaatttcaaaatatgttgtatggtggacttctagtgcgaaggtttttctacaacttagcctaatggttcgttattagaattcaactaataacggagtccACCTACATATGAGACAAACAATCATTCAGGCGGCCTTCTTTCCAAACATGAAACACCCTTTCCTGTTGTTTTCTGTTGCTTTATTGATAATTTTAGACTTACACTTCCAAACTtgttttcattatatttttttctgtttttgcaGTTTTATAGTTTGCGGTATATTGTTGTGGTACTTTCAATATATGCTCAATTTTGTGTTGCAAATTTTCTAATCGGGTTTGTCGCTTCCTTAGTTATCCTCTCTGTACGTCAATTTATTAGTTAGTATTTTCTTTTGGGTTGGTTTAATTATTCATTCAATAATTTTAGCTAACATGTTTCACGATTATTGtggctttttattttattttttttaattattaatctGATCTGTGTCGTGCAACTGTTCAAGAAgtaatatacatttttttttcggctatttttattttcattataattgTTACATGTtagtatatgtgtgtgtgtaattGTGTTGGTGTAGTTGTTCTAATGTATGTATATAAGTGAGTGTGTTCCTACTGGATTCAAAACTGTCTATGCTAGAATAGAGTAAAAGCTTCGAGCTTCAATCGTTCTTTCTTCCACTGTTAATTCCTAACGTAAAACGTTTATTAGTTGAGAGAATTTTACTCAAAGCTAATTTCGAGAACAGACAACGAGGGGATTTCACCGTTATTTTCTTTATCTTTTCGGAATAATTTAGTCATGTTGTGTGCTGTATAGTGGACTGTTTTATGTCGAAGCAATCTTTCTGCTTAGTTTCTGTTGAAGAACAATTCGGAAGAAGCAGaccatttttgttaattttatgAGCGACAAGTTagacaaataaattaataaggaTCGCGTATTATAACGTGCCCTAATTTTATTGCTGTTTCTATTTAACTGATATTTGTTTTTTAAGGAACATCACCAGAACGAGACGAATCATTCACTACTTTCTGGAttatactttttgaaaaacaattttcaggTGTGCTGTGTTCGAATATTGTTGCCATTTAGATTAGTTGATTGTAACGCCTACCGAATTAATTTCATTGCTTCGTTCAAGCTACGGAAATGAATAACAAGTTTTTGAAATTATCGACATGAGAATTGGGATCATGGAACATAGTATATGAGCACTATTCATACATTTGTGCTGCATATGATAGCATACGAGTGCCATAGAGCGGGAAAATCAGCAAAAATGGGACTGGTTCGCAATCATAGGCAGTGTTCAACGCAAATGAAGGCGATTTATACTCGTCGAAAGAAGATGCAACCCGCATACTGTTCATGCAATTAATCTTCAATGTTGTGTTGTAAAAATATCCATACCTTATTAAAGACTGCCTATATAGCACCCCAATTCGAGGATAATCTTGCTTCTTATAACAACGTCGACTTCTATCTTTTATCTGATTTTTAATATTCAAACGATTCAAACAGCTACTTTCTTAGGTCATGAGTACACCAACCCTGCAGTGCCGATCAATTTCCATTGAACAGCCGAGAATTCCATGAgtgttttttatttaattatttgttcCAACACTGATAAGCTACATCCTCGAGATCTAAAAGCGAACACGGAAATTGTTTTCGTTTCATTTAGTCTATACGCATTCTTCACAAGGGAGccaaagaaaaattgaaaaatgcctttcaaaatacatttttgttcgagcaaaatcaaatggggaaacgACTTAGACCCCGAATGACTCAGATCCTTTCTATTCATTATTAAATAACTATATGGGTCACCAATAATATATTAGAGTTTGAAATACAACAAATAATTAGTTGCTTTCAGTCGTCTACATAACAAACCATGCTAAAAGTGGCTTGGTCTTAATCCATGTTCGGTGTAGCAAAATTTCGGGTGGTGACTTTTCTGGCATTCCTGAGTATAGAGTCATAGAGTGCTAACCCTATGATATAcaagattttgaaatattggtGAATCAAAATGCACTTGTGCCAGGtttgcaaaaaatatataagaaaactgTGAATGAAGGATAACTCCAACTTCAAGGCAACAATGTTCAGAATACTGCACACGGCGATGTATAGGACGAAAATTGCATTTGTCTATAAaccaataaacaaaaaattaaacaaatgcGCAAAATACTTCTTTATGTAAATCGAAAATTGTGAACGCGTTCCCCCATTTAATAACGCTGGGGAGAAAATAGCTTCCGAAATCctacatttttttgttaaagagTGGTAAGTGGATGATTCCAGAGTTTTAttcaaagtttttattttattttgcctCAGCTTTGATGACGATTATTTTCACTAGTTTTGTTTAGCAATTTCACTACACTAGGGCTATATAAGTTTGCTTCAATGAAATACAATTTAAAGTGCATTAACTCAAAGAAAAACCAAGAATCCTTGCTCCTCCCTACCATTACACAATTAGGCATATATAAATAAGGATAATAATGCATTAGACTTCATAACAAGATACGTGATAATATAAGATAGTTTCATTGTTGATTCATAATCACttccttcaaaaaaaaaacaattaatacCTAAATAACTAAACTGGATATAATAATCATTAATAGATGCAATCGTGAAAGCAGAACCGGCCTCGTTTCTCTCTAAATCGTAATCTACCAAAAAATGCTTATCAACACGAATCCTATTGCACTATGTAGTTGCATTTGAAGTTCCGGTTCCTACACTTCGATCCGGGCTGTTTTTCTTTAAACAAACAAACGgtgaataatttaaattaacttACGTTTCCGGGGTGAGGATGATGGGGAGGGTGGACAAAGCAAAAGTACAAACGGTTCCAAAACGAAGAAAGTTCAACTGCGCTGGCGCAACGGGATCCAAACGTGCGCGGAGAAGATGGTTCAACAAGCTACCCCTGTTCCTGCGTACATTCGAGCGTTCTCCTCCTTCTTCCACGGTGGCCCTGGAAGATCCGCTCCGCTCGTTACGTTCCTCCGTCCAGTTTAGATGATGCGGGGCAGTAGAGTAGCGTAGTTGTAGTCCAAAACAACCGCCGGGGAAGTGGTGTGCATCATATGTGGCGCTGTGCCAGCCGCGCTGGCTGTAGGAGCTCCGGAAGCGGCCTGGGCTGCCACCTGGGACATCATACTGCTCGTTGTTGCCGGATGTGATGGAGGAGCCTGGGGTTTCGGAGTTTTATGCTGGAACACACAGTGCGGCTTTCGGCACCCGCCCGGTTGATCCTCCCAGAAGCACGGAGTAGCCGAACGTGGCTTCTCAATCTTCATATGACGCATGGTGCACGTCCGGTTGTAACATTTCCCTTCTTGCCACAGTTTGCAGGTTTCTTCGTGGCCAAGCGCAGCTGGCTCATGGCGATACTCGCAATTCGTTCCCTTTTTACATGTCGAGTAGTAGAAGAAGTAGCAATCATGCAAATTCCTTGGTAGATCCATAAATGGTTGATTCTGCACAGGTGGTGTCTTCCGTGGAAGTCTTCGCCTTCGTGGTCGGAGAGCAATTTTTGCTGCCGTCGTCGCTTGGTGCTGCTTTTGCTGCAGAATGACGTCGAATACCGATGCTAACTCGCACAGCGAAGGACGTTCCGGACAGAGCGCAATGTGTTATGTTTAGTAGACTTTGAATGGCGAACTTTTTTCACGATAAAATTGGATAATAATACAATAACACAAAATTACTCTTCCATCCACTATGTAAAATGGACCCCTGTCAAAGAGCGTGTCACTTTCTCTTATGTATTTATCTGCCTGCGATGCTTCTGCGATGGCGATCAGAATGCATTTGTCAAATTGACAGTAATGCAATTATATCGTGCCGGTAAAGAAGACATCGCTCGTTTTTACCGTTTTTGATTAAAAATGCACGGAGAAAAGATAATAGTAAACTTGAAGATTGAAATTCGACTACGAAGGTAAAttcttcacgcacagtctgacagttcctTATGGGATTTTACTGGGAGGGACAAGAAGGGGtgattggcggccatgtttcacgcacagtctgacagatagcaatgagattttgccataagagtgagtagaggcattacacgtaaaaaaaagtatttgttttatttatttgatttgattCATGTACATTATTACGTACACAAACCGAGAAGCAATCAACTGTATAAATCAGTTGAATTGTAAATagggtaactgtcctattttggacccctagaggaagtgcttcccaatatatgcttatatctATTCAAATACAGGTTCGATACGGGCGGAAACGGCATAATTTCAAAGATGAAGGTctttatgaaatagaaattcgaaatgggcttcagttattgataaaccggtgaaatttaccattttctgaaatgaaaatattcttcgtcttggacagtgcaacatatattggacccccaaatgtacacattttggacagcCCCAATTTAGTCTCTTCAAAGTCGACGGCTCTcggccctctttagccgtgcggtaagacgcgtggctacaaagcaagaccatgctgagggtggctgggttcgattcccggtgccggtgtagacaattttcggattggaaattgtctcgacttctctggcataaaagtatcatcgtgtttcgGAGGTATGAATGAAGAATATGAGTTCCGATAGCAGGTGATAGACAGCTTCAAAACTGCAATATATTGATAAGTTAGTTTAGGTGTGTGTCTGTAAGAACAATATTTCACTCacatattcgttttcttcttattttttgtcCTCTCCGAAACTAGTTCTTCAATGTTCTTCTTATGTGACCTATGTGTGGTAGTCCCATTAATGTTAAGTATTTATTCATTAGCTTTAAGTTCATTATGATCAGCACTTACTTGTAGAAATTCAATAGCGTACTTTTTAATTTAGCTTACTAATCACTCAACCGTACTATGTTCTTTGGCACCTATAGCAAGTTTAGGGTTAAGTATTTAATAATTCAGAACAATTGCATGTGAGTTCATTTTACCTTTCTTTTCATTAACAATAAGCATAAACTAGGCCTAAGTTAAGTAGCAGATAAGTTTAGTTGTCGAATTCACTACGTTTTAATATTATATTGGAAAATATCTCGAATGCACGTGACTATCTGTGTATTTTTGTTTTCCGTTCAGGTTCTGGTATCGTTTTATCCTGCCAAAGATCACCTGACGTTGACAGCTAGGGGCGGTACTGAACTCACTCACGTATATGCCCAGTGGGTTCGTTACCTCCTCCCGCCCGTGTAGTTCTGGACCGACCAGATGTCCGAAGGTCCAGTGGAGCTATCTTTACCGCAGGTCGATTTAGGAAGCCATTCTTTGTTTGCACGATTGCTCTCCGAACTTGACCATCCGATGCCTTGGTCACTTCTACTATTCGTCCTCTCAGCCAACCGTTGCGTTTGTTCTCCTCGACGACCAGCACTAGATCTCCTACCTCTAGCGGCTTAACTGGATCGAACCACTTAGTGCGTCTAGTTATGGTGGGTAGGTACTCTCGTATCCACCTACCCCAGAATTGATCCACCAAGTAGTGCGCAAGGCGCCAACTATCCCTCAAACTGTTTCCTACTGAAGTAACCGAAGTTGCTGGTTGAACTATGCCCCTGGTACCAAACAGCAGGAAATGGTTGGGCGTTAAAGCCTCTTGTTCTGCTGAGTCCAATGGGACATACGTTAATGGTCTAGAATTAACAATCGCTTCCGCCTCCGTAGCTACCGTTTGCAAGACTTCGTCGCTTGGATGATGCTGATGATTCGCAATGGCCGACATAGCTGTTTTTATAGAGCGTACCATGCGCTCCCATGATCCACCCATGTGGGGCGCCGATGGTGGATTGAACTCCCAGCTGGTCGCAGAGTTAGTAAAGGTTACTGCACACTCCTCGTTGATGTCTTTGATCTGTTTTGCTAATATGTTGCTGGCTCCCACAAAATTTGTCCCATTGTCACTATAGAATGACTTGGGGGAGCCTCGTCGTGCCACAAATCGTCTTATCGCCATAATGCATGATTGTGTAGAGAGATTGTGAGCCAATTCCACATGTATCGCGCGTACCGTGAGGCACGTGAATAACGCCACCCATCGTTTTACTAAACACCGTCCTTGCTTTACCTGTATCGGCCCGAAGTAGTCCACTCCGGTGTGGGTGAATGGGCGTACGAATCCTGTAACTCTCACTTCTGGAAGGGGTGCCATCATTGGTGATTGTGGTGTAGCCTTTCTAACGCGGCAGTTCCAGCATTGCTTTGACACCCGACGTATAAGGTTCCTTAATCCAGGTATATGAAACTTTTGACGCATCTCGTTACAAACTGTTTCTCCATTAGCGTGTAGGAACAGCCGATGATAGTTCTCGACGAGCAGGTGGGTTGTAGGATTATTTTTCGGTAATAGTATTGGGTACTTTGTATCAGCTGAAACGGTTCGCGCCGCGATGATCCTGCTGTTCATCCTTATGACACCGGTTTTGTCAATGAATGGTGACAGCCCATGTAGCGGGCTACATTTCGGAATTAGAACAGCGCTGTTAGGATTTTTCTGATTATTCTGCAATATTGTAGATTCATCAGGATAACTTTCGGATTGTATCTGCCGCCACATCAAACATTCAGCAGCATGTAGTTCCTTTTGCGACAAGTAATCCGATTTAGACCCCCTTTCTCCTTTGAACAAACGCACTGCGCGTAAGACATAGGCTGCTGTTCTCAGGAGTCGATGCCAGTTAGAGAATCTGGAGACGTCGATCAAAGGTTTCGGCATTATGCGATGGAACAGAAAAACCGCACGTAATTCTATTTCGGTATCCATTTGTTTCTGGGTCGGTTCCTTGGGCCATTGTTCTGTTGGCTTATATAGAAATTCAGGTGCGCTATACCAGATGTTTCTTGGGTCGAAACTTGGCCCATCTTTCCATTTCGTAGCCTTGTCAGCAGCATTTAGTTTTGATGGCACGTAGTGCCATTCATCCACGCTAGTAGAAGTGAGAATCTCTCCCACACGAAATGCAACAAATTGATGATATCTTCTACTGTCGGATCGCAACCAAGAGAGTACAGTTGATGAGTCCGACCACAGAAAGCGCTTTTTAACCTGGAAATCTAATGAGCTCAAAACAGAATCAAGTAATCTGGTTCCGATCATCGCCGCTTGTAGCTCCAGCCGAGGTATAGAAAGTGGTTTTAACGGCGCGACTTTCGTTTTCGCTGCTACCAATGCACACCGTGGTGTGCTGTTATCGATGAGGCGAAAATAGAGAACTGCTGCACTAGCCTCTTCACTCGCATCTACAAACAAGTGTGCCTCAACATGTTGGAGCGTAGCACcttttactcctttgaaaaaacAGCGTGGAACTGCTACCTCATTCAAGCGCAGCATATACTCACACCAGCACTTCCACTTGTTATGCAGTTCAACTGCGATAGGGTCGTCCCACGCAGTTCCGGATCTCCATATCTGCTGCATCAGGATTTTCCCATGCACGACGAAATGAGATATTAAGCCTAGAGGGTCAAACAGGGACATAACTGTTCGTAGGACTTGGCGTTTAGTTGGTGTAGTTGACCTAGTGACCAACGTTTTAATCTCTTCATTAAGACCGTTTAAATCAAAGGTGAAGATGTCCTCTTTGGGCTGCCAAATCAGGCCCAATACCCGTTCCAGATCTAAAATTTTTTCTAGGTTCATGGAAACTTGTTGTAGCGCTTCGCATTCTCCAATGATGTTCAGTACTCTTGTAGAGTTGGAGCTAAAATTTCGGATCTCAAACCCTGCGTGGGAGTGTATGTGTTTTACCTCATGTACCAACGTCACGGCTTCCTCTTCCGTATCTACACTATCTAGAAAGTCGTCCACGTAGTGGTTGTGTATGATTGCACTAGCGGCTCTGGGATAGCTCTCTGCGAACTCCCTGGCGTTAATGTTTTTAACAAACTGCGCCAGACTAGGTGAGCAGGTGGCCCCGAGTGTAGCGACATCCATGATGTAGATTTCGGGCTTCGATTCTGGGTTATCACGAAAAATGAAACGCTGCGATTGTTTATCTTCGTTGCGGATGTGGATCTGATGAAACATCTCCTTTATATCTCCTACAATGGCAATGTTCCTCTGCCTGAAGCGTAATAATACTGCCATCAACGCCACCAGGAGATCCGGTCCTTTTAATAGCATGTCATTAAATGACACTCCATCCACGCGAGCTTTAGCGTCCCAAATCAGCCGCAACTTTGAAGGTTTCTTAGGGTTTTGCACAATACCTAAAGGCAGGTACCACACTTTCTCCGGGTTTGTAGATTCAATCTCATCCGGTGTAATGCGATGGGCGTATCCTTTGCTCTCATACTCAGATATCTGCTGCTTAACCTTTGATTCAAGGGCTGGATTCTTATTCAACTTTTTCTCTAGCGCTTTCCGTCGTAGTGCCATAGGGTAACTATCAGGGAAGCAGACGTGGTCGTACTTCCACAAGAGTCCCGTTTCGTAAGCCTCATTCACCCGTCGAGTTGTCGCCTGCATGATTAGCCGTGCACGCTTGTCTTCTTCGGCTTCTGGTTTGATAGTCACGGTAGACTCTTCAACGGCGAAGAACTGCTTCATCCAAAGATGTAGTTCACGATTGCCGTTCTCACCGTCCAAATGGAGGCTCGGTTGCTCCATAGTTGATTCGCTGTCCAAGCTCTTCCCGTAGATACACCATCCGAGACGTGTTTTGGATGCCACTGGTTCGTTGTCTCTACCTTCTCTAACTCGTAACGAAGTTAATAACTTGACGTGCTCTATTCCAATAATTATTCCCGGGGAAGCGTTCGTATAGCTGCGTACAGGCAGGCCCTTCAGGTGCTGATAAGAACGTTGTAATTCATCGTATTCCATCGTTTGAGTCGGTAATCGAAGCTTTCGTACAGTGC comes from Armigeres subalbatus isolate Guangzhou_Male chromosome 2, GZ_Asu_2, whole genome shotgun sequence and encodes:
- the LOC134212032 gene encoding zinc finger CCCH domain-containing protein 11A-like; this translates as MDLPRNLHDCYFFYYSTCKKGTNCEYRHEPAALGHEETCKLWQEGKCYNRTCTMRHMKIEKPRSATPCFWEDQPGGCRKPHCVFQHKTPKPQAPPSHPATTSSMMSQVAAQAASGAPTASAAGTAPHMMHTTSPAVVLDYNYATLLPRII
- the LOC134212033 gene encoding uncharacterized protein LOC134212033 — protein: MDYDIGKHCSKCDRSDTADNLVGCDNCDTWVHFGCAGVTDSIADPNRSWKCDRCSHQVGDLVFTDGRSSTSRRSARADLNLKLLEEQKAMRTKRILEEEAAQAFARRKIAEEEENFLKQKYAILLAEADDAEDGASRRSRLSSRASREKVRSWLSGQEVGASKQFVIAPSSSMPAVVVFAEAAQPSASSALVLSATSTTNAPDVATTNIGNVPSTVATGPASTSTPNSAEATIMALCGAETNVPGKYVSCTEISINQPPVSTPLLPRCDSPRGVSVGLSSAPVGNSGSVPSIVTSFPPKSSLAFPTNSIVKSSSLRGFSYTPVVCNNGSITPYTGNAPTGLDSLVTSSVSTGFTNEVIISSVPHRAIKKSVHTGVAVSALSRLYDNVSLMDNTSVGTSIPISSTNLVLAPTTTRAVETYPVSSQNSAMYKAVLSSDCSSTWINNKIISTGVSGVRQQGCNPVPCSAGVVTMPFSNYGMSTSSNAPNQTTHSIAPVQMQGNAFQPTSCSAYFGNSAASQYQQHQHQPQEQQFQQSSEHRGPSSEQLAARQVMPRELPMFSGDPQEWPLFYSSFRNSTEACGFSDAENLARLQRCLQGNALEAVRSRLLMPQSVPYVINVLQRLYGRPGILIHSLLRKLRAVPSPKAENLHSQITFGLAVQNVVDHMSIANLTDHLENPTLLYELVEKLPPQLKMQWSYFKNRWSHANLATFSAFMSELVVMASDVTLPIDAKFGHAGKDKPKLFTHSEDTQPILPSIAEKNEADSVNKTCLYCAEINHEIANCAEFKELEINDRWKVIKQRNLCRSCLIPHRKWPCRARKECGVDGCEIYHHKLLHTARFSSLENPKTTCGAKSKAVVHQNMHSSMKYSLFRYLPVTIHGNGQQIQTYAFLDDGSSSTLLESSIASSLGIKGPTDCLSLTWTGNISREEKESQRISVVICGEGKEFILHNVRTVRKLRLPTQTMEYDELQRSYQHLKGLPVRSYTNASPGIIIGIEHVKLLTSLRVREGRDNEPVASKTRLGWCIYGKSLDSESTMEQPSLHLDGENGNRELHLWMKQFFAVEESTVTIKPEAEEDKRARLIMQATTRRVNEAYETGLLWKYDHVCFPDSYPMALRRKALEKKLNKNPALESKVKQQISEYESKGYAHRITPDEIESTNPEKVWYLPLGIVQNPKKPSKLRLIWDAKARVDGVSFNDMLLKGPDLLVALMAVLLRFRQRNIAIVGDIKEMFHQIHIRNEDKQSQRFIFRDNPESKPEIYIMDVATLGATCSPSLAQFVKNINAREFAESYPRAASAIIHNHYVDDFLDSVDTEEEAVTLVHEVKHIHSHAGFEIRNFSSNSTRVLNIIGECEALQQVSMNLEKILDLERVLGLIWQPKEDIFTFDLNGLNEEIKTLVTRSTTPTKRQVLRTVMSLFDPLGLISHFVVHGKILMQQIWRSGTAWDDPIAVELHNKWKCWCEYMLRLNEVAVPRCFFKGVKGATLQHVEAHLFVDASEEASAAVLYFRLIDNSTPRCALVAAKTKVAPLKPLSIPRLELQAAMIGTRLLDSVLSSLDFQVKKRFLWSDSSTVLSWLRSDSRRYHQFVAFRVGEILTSTSVDEWHYVPSKLNAADKATKWKDGPSFDPRNIWYSAPEFLYKPTEQWPKEPTQKQMDTEIELRAVFLFHRIMPKPLIDVSRFSNWHRLLRTAAYVLRAVRLFKGERGSKSDYLSQKELHAAECLMWRQIQSESYPDESTILQNNQKNPNSAVLIPKCSPLHGLSPFIDKTGVIRMNSRIIAARTVSADTKYPILLPKNNPTTHLLVENYHRLFLHANGETVCNEMRQKFHIPGLRNLIRRVSKQCWNCRVRKATPQSPMMAPLPEVRVTGFVRPFTHTGVDYFGPIQVKQGRCLVKRWVALFTCLTVRAIHVELAHNLSTQSCIMAIRRFVARRGSPKSFYSDNGTNFVGASNILAKQIKDINEECAVTFTNSATSWEFNPPSAPHMGGSWERMVRSIKTAMSAIANHQHHPSDEVLQTVATEAEAIVNSRPLTYVPLDSAEQEALTPNHFLLFGTRGIVQPATSVTSVGNSLRDSWRLAHYLVDQFWGRWIREYLPTITRRTKWFDPVKPLEVGDLVLVVEENKRNGWLRGRIVEVTKASDGQVRRAIVQTKNGFLNRPAVKIAPLDLRTSGRSRTTRAGGGNEPTGHIRE